A single window of Microplitis demolitor isolate Queensland-Clemson2020A chromosome 7, iyMicDemo2.1a, whole genome shotgun sequence DNA harbors:
- the LOC103580477 gene encoding uncharacterized protein LOC103580477, with the protein MKKYRTMLMFTLIKILLIISVGGEIIKSRCRFENTYCVRNYQCCSNICISMENSEYNVCVNVSVPYVTAEKILLPPKDTIAKKNGRSIYNCIPNDSNCRENSQCCSKSCQRLLPSFPRKCLKPNSDKTKP; encoded by the exons atgaaaaagtatCGAACTATGTTGATGTTTACGTTGATTAAAATACTTCTTATAATAAGTGTGGGAGGAGAAATCATCAAATCACGTTGCCGATTCGAAAacacatat TGCGTTCGAAATTATCAATGCTGTTCAAACATATGTATTTCTATGGAAAATTCTGAATATAATGTTTGCGTTAATGTTTCTGTTCCTTATGTAacagctgaaaaaattttacttcctCCTAAGGATactattgcaaaaaaaaatggaagaaGTATATATAACTGCATTCCAAACGACTCAAAC tgcCGAGAAAATAGCCAATGTTGTTCTAAATCATGTCAAAGACTATTACCTTCTTTTCCACGAAAGTGTCTGAAGCCAAATAGCGATAAAACAAAGCCTTag